One candidate division WOR-3 bacterium genomic window, CTTTCGCACCACCTTAGGATTTCCCTTTATCCCTTCTAAAAAGTTATGGTCTTCGTGGTCGTGACTGATAGTCACAATATCCGCTACTTCGTTTATCGGTTTATAATTCAGAGATCCAAACGCCTTTGGTTTGTAAGGGTCAGTGATGATTCTCTTGCCGGCGCCGGTGATAAGGAAGGAGGCGTGCCCTAAAAATTTTATCTTCATCTTCCCTCCTAATTAAGAGGTAGAACCGATACCTTCTTCTTATCTTTTCCTACCCAATCAAAGCGGACAATCCCTTCCTTTTTCGCAAAAAGGGTGAAATCCTTGCCCATCCCCACATTCTCTCCGGGTAGAAAGCGAGTCCCTCTCTGCCTGATGATGATGTTCCCAGGTTTTACTATCTGACCGCCAAAAATCTTTACCCCCAGTCTCTGACCGGGAGAATCTCTACCGTTTCTGGAAGAACCTTGCCCTTTCTTATGAGCCATAATTCCTCCCTTAAAATTATCTTCTTCCCATTATAAGACCCTTTTGGGAGATGTCAACTATTTATGGTGATAAATTATTTTTCGCGTCTCCCTCTTCTCTCCTTGGAAAGAGAAGAAGTAAATACCGGTCTCCCTTTGGTTGACGGGAGACCAAGAAAAGGGGCAGCGGGAAGAGAAGAAGTAAGACCCTAAGAGATTACCT contains:
- the rpmA gene encoding 50S ribosomal protein L27 translates to MAHKKGQGSSRNGRDSPGQRLGVKIFGGQIVKPGNIIIRQRGTRFLPGENVGMGKDFTLFAKKEGIVRFDWVGKDKKKVSVLPLN